The following is a genomic window from Geobacillus subterraneus.
ATGTATTCTTTAAAAATTTTCTCCGGTGTTTTCGCCGCCACTTCTTCGATCTCCGTGCCGCCTTCTTCCGAACCCATTAAGACGACGCGCGAGGTGGCGCGGTCGACGACAAGGCCGATGTAATATTCTTTTTGGATGTCGCACCCTTCTTCAATCAACAGCCGTTTCACTTCTTTTCCTTCCGGGCCGGTTTGATGGGTGACGAGCACTTTGCCGAGCAATTCGCTGGCGTATGTACGGACTTCCTCGAGGCTTTTTGCCACTTTCACCCCGCCCGCTTTGCCGCGCCCGCCGGCATGAATTTGCGCTTTGACGACGCACACCGGCGCGCCGAGCGCTTTCGCCGCTTCGACCGCTTCATCCACCGTGAACGCGACGCGGCCGTTCGGCACGCTCACACCATAGCTTCGCAAAATTTCTTTTGCTTGGTATTCATGAATGTTCATGCGCCAACCTCCTATGTATAAAATCAAAAAAGTCTTAGCGCTTTCATTTTATACCTAACATTTCGCGCTTGTCCACCGTTTCGCCGCAAAATTAAGAAATTGGGGAATAGGAAAATTATCCCTCCCCCAACGTCTCTTCTTTCACCGCCCGGTCGAGCTGATAAAGAAAGGCAAACAACTCCGCTACGAGGGCATACAGCCCTTCCGGAATCGCTTCGTTGATCTCCACTTCGCTTAACAGCTCAACAAGCGACGGGTCTTTTCGCACCGGCACGCCGTACTGCTCAGCCGCGGCGATGATCGCCTCGGCGATCTCCCCGCTTCCTTTTGCCTTGACGACCGGCGCCTCATCGACCGCCGCATCGTACGACAAAGCGACCGCTTTTTTCCGCTCTTCATTCATATGCGCCAATCCACCTCACTATATGTGCCGGAAAACGGGAAACGAGACGGGGGCGGCGGTGCGGCATCCGTTGCTTTCACATCGACGCCCGAGAGCGTATAGCCGTGCGCCTGCAATCGCTCTTTCACAAGCGGGGCGAAACGGGCGGTGAGCGCCGGCAGCCGCGGGTCGCTGTGAAATATCGAAATGTGGACAATCCGCCGCTGGATGCGCACATCGACAACGATCTCCTGCAGCGCCTCGAGCGTTAAGCAACAAACCATGCGGCTATAATCGTCATCAAGCCGTCCGTTAGGTGTCCGCTTCCCTTGCCAGCAGACGGCAAAATCGCTCAAACGCGCGCCAAGCGGCAGTGGAAACGCAAGCCATACATGTTCGAGCAGCCCATCGCCGCCAGCGGTAATGGCCATTCCGTCCATCTGGGTGAGGAGCGCTTCGGCTGCCTGTTTCGCCTCCCTGTCCCCCGGCGCGCGGAGAAAGTGAAGAAGCAGCCTTTTCAACGATGGGGACCCTTCCGGCAAAGCCCCCGCTTTCACGGCACGAGCGAGCGCCGCCTCGTCTTCAAGGCCGAGGCGTCCGGCGATCCGGCGCAGCCAGTGAAACAACGACAACGCCGGGTCGCTCGCAGCTCTGGCGGCTGCCCACAACGCCGCTTCCGCTTCAGTGAGCGCCCCGCTTGTGCAGGCGGCATCCACAGCGGCAACCCGTGCCAAAAACGTTTCCTCATCAGCTAAGCCAAGCTGTCTGTACACCTCGGCAAACTGCCGCTGCCGCACCGCCTCTTGAAGCGCTGAATGCCGATCCTCCGGCAGCGGGGCCAATCCGAGGCGGGCGAGAAGCGCACGCGCCGGCCCCGCTTCTTCTCCCTCGGTCGAAAGAAGCAAGTGCACAACCGTCTCATAGACGAACAACGGCGGGGAAAGAAGCCGCTCGATCGCCCGGCCGAGCTCGGGCGCCGCCGGATGGGCGGAAAGGGCGGCAATGGCCGCTTTCAGTTTCCCCAACCCCTCAGCGAGCGGCACCCCGGTTTTTGCCGCCCACAATGCCCGAAACACGGCGGCAGACGGCGGCAGGCGGCGGCGGAACAAGTATGCGAGCACCTCTTCGGCATCGGCCGGCCGCTCTGTTTCCCTCACCGCCTCGGTCAGTTCCGCAATCTCCCCCTTCGTCACGGCCGCGCCTGCTTTGAACGCCTGGCGGAGCACCGGCAAGGCGGCGTCCGGCAGCTTCCACGTCTGCTGCCATCGGCGCGCGGTGTCCTCGTCAGACAAAGCGGACGAACGCCCGGGGAAAGAGGCGGCTTTCCAATAAATCGTTCCCTCCTGTTGTTTGATTTCAAACAAGTACGTGCGCCCGAGGAGAAGCGGTGCCTCGAGGCGGGCGCGTACGAGCTGGCTGCCAACGCGGACGAACGCCACCTGTTCTCCGTTTTTCGTTTCCTCCACCTGCTCGACCCGGCCGACGACCGCCTGTCCGGGCTGAAACCGTTGGCTGAATGTTGCATCACGGACAGCGGTCACCGGAATGGTTCGTTCCATCCGCTCTACCATTCGCTTCTCATCCTTTCATTCCGGCCTAACTTAGGCGGGGCATCCCTCTTCCATCCGCACCGTCAAAACGCGCCTTGGCCGCTATGTCGAACATCGAGCGCTTCCCTTACTGGGGCGAATGAGCGGCGGTGCTCCTCTGTCACGCCATAGCGGCGAATCGCCGCAAGATGTTCCGGCGTCCCATAGCCCATATGGCGGGCAAAACCATATTGCGGATAGCGGCGATCGAGCTCATGCATCCATCGGTCGCGCGTCACTTTGGCGATGATGGACGCGGCAGCGATCGAGGCGCTATTGGCATCGCCTTTTACGAGGCGCTGCTGCGGCAGCGCACACGGCACGGCCATCGCATCGACAAGCAAATGCTCCGGCGGCGGCGAGAGCGCAGCGACCGCTTTGGCCATCGCTTGTCTTGTCGCCTCGTAAATGTTCCACTCATCAATTTCAGCCGCGCTAACAATGCTGACGCCAATCGCAACGGCGCACGCCTCGATTTGCGCAAACAGCGCCTCGCGCTTGGCTGGCGTCAACCGCTTCGAGTCGTCAAGCCCCGGCAAATAAGCATCTTTCGGCAAAATGACGGCCGCGGCGACAATCGGGCCGGCCAGCGGTCCGCGTCCGGCTTCGTCAATGCCGGCAATTCGTTCAATGCCGGCGGCATATAGTTCACGCTCATGGCGCATCAGCTCTTCCCAGCGCTGCCGCGCCGCTTTCTCCCGCTCCTTTTGCCTAATAAAGCGGGCCAGAAGCGCCTGCACGCTTTTTCGTTCATCGCGCCGCAGCATCTCCCAGCGCGGGTCGCTTTCTCCCCCGAGTTCTGGAAGCAGCGCTTCAATTTCTTTCACCGTATACTGTTTCATAATCCTCTCCCTTTTCTACTTATACTATCGGCTGCATTCCGACCGTTGTGAAGCGAAAAGTTCTTCAGCCAATGAAAAACGCCCGCCGGACGCATTACGTCCATAAAGCGGGCGTTTCAAAGCTGAGCCGTCCTAACTTTTCTGTGCGAATGTCATACAAAACGATATCGGCCACTTTATCGTAATCGATGCCGCCGCCCGCCGTCAGGCAGCCGCGCCGCCGGCCGATGGCGTCAAACAAGGCGACCATGTCATCGGGAATGCTGTCGAGGCCATATCGCTCCATAAGCCGCTCCGGATAATGGTCAGATAAAAAGCGGAGCGCATACACCGCAACGTCTTGCAAATTTAAAATTTCATCCTTAATCGCGCCGGTGACCGCCAGCCTGTAGCCGACATCCTCATCCTCAAACTTCGGCCATAAAATGCCGGGTGTATCAAGAAGCTCCATCTCTTTGCCGACTTTAATCCATTGCTGCGCTTTCGTCACCCCCGGCTTATCGCCGGTTTTGGCGATATGGCGGCCGGCAAGCCGATTGATGAGCGTCGATTTGCCGACGTTCGGAATGCCGACGATGAGCGCTCGCACCGGACGCGGGTTTTTAATTCCTTTCGCCCGCATTTTGTCGAACTTGTCTTTCACCATCTCTTTCGCTGCCGCCGCGATTTGCCGGACTCCTGTTCCGCTTTGAGCATCGATGGGCAAAGCCAGCCGCCCTTGATCGTGGAAATAGCGGATCCACTGTTCGGTCACCGCCTCATCGGCCATATCAGCCTTATTGAGCAAAATGAGGCGCGGCTTTTGTCCGAGAATCTCGTCGATCATCGGGTTGCGCGAGGACATCGGCACACGGGCGTCAAGCAGCTCAAACGCTACGTCGATCAACTTTAATTTTTCTTGCACTTCCCGCTTGGCCTTCGCCATATGGCCGGGGAACCATTGAATCACTGTCATTGGCATCACCTGCCTCGTTTATTTCACAATCCGGGCGTCAGCCAACGGCCAATACACAAGATTCGCCTTGCCAACGACTTTGGACATCGGAATGAAGCCGATATGGCGGCTGTCTTTGCTGAAACGGCGATTGTCGCCCATGACAAACAAATGCCCCGGCGGCACCGTGCTTCGCCCGGTCAGTTCCTCCAAAGTGAACGATTCCGTCAGTGGACCGCCGTCGGACAACTGCTTTTTATACTCGTCCAAATACGGCTCTTCATACGGCTTGCCATTGATATAGAGCGTATCATTTTTGTATTCAATTCGGTCGCCCGGCAGGCCGATGACTCGCTTAATATAGTCTCTCCCTTCTTCAGCTTGAAAAACAATGATATCGAAACGGTGCGGCATGCCGATTTTATACGCCAGTTTATTGACGATCATCCGCTCATGGTTATGTAATGTCGGCATCATCGAATAACCGTCGACGATGATCGGAGCGAAAATAAAGTAGCGGATGCCCCCGGCGAGCAAGACGGCAACGACGATCGCTTTCATCCATTCACGCCATTCGCTTTTTTTCTGTTCCATTGTCCACCCACCTAAATCAAAGTTTGCAGTCGTGGATCACTACCGTAATCATCATTGGCGGTAGTGAAAAAAGGAGCTTGAAAGCAAGCTCCTTTTCCGCTGTGATCCACCGTTGTCCATTATTGCGCTGCGTTCGTATTTTCCTTGATGCGCGCCGCTTTGCCGCGAAGTTCGCGCAAGTAGTACAATTTCGCGCGGCGGACTTTCCCGCGGCGGACAATTTCGAGCTTGGCGATTTTCGGCGTATGCACCGGGAATGTGCGCTCAACGCCGACGCCATAGGACACTTTGCGGACCGTGAACGTTTCGCTGATGCCCGCTCCGCGCCGTTTAATGACGACACCTTCAAACACTTGGATGCGTTCGCGGTTGCCTTCGACGACTTTCACATGAACGCGCACCGTGTCGCCCGGGCGGAAATCCGGCAAATCGGTCCGCAATTGTTCTTTCGTAATTTCTTGGATTAAATGATGCATCATTTTCCACTCCTTCCACAGATGTTCATGCCAATGATCTCTTCATTGCAGCGGAACATCGTTTTCCGTCCTTAAGCATGCCGCTTAAGTCACACAAAGAATATGATAGCATAAACACCGGCTGCAGGCAATAGCTATTCGCGCTCTCGCTCCCATTCTTTCAGCCATTGCTTTTGCCTGTCGGTAAGCGGGTAATCGGCAAGCAAATCCGGACGGCGCAAAAACGTGCGCCGGAGCGATTCCTTCTCGCGCCACTCGGCGATGAGCTGATGGTTTCCTGACAGCAACACCTCCGGCACTTTCATGCCGCGGAAATCGGCCGGTCTTGTGTATTGCGGATACTCAAGCAGCCCGGAGCTGAACGAGTCATCGACCGGCGACGCCTCATTGCCGAGCACCCCGGGGAGAAGACGGACGACGCTGTCGACAATGACCATGGCGCCGAGTTCCCCGCCGGTCAAAATATAATCGCCGATCGAAATTTCGTCGGTCGCTAAATGTTGGCGAATGCGCTCATCATAGCCTTCATAATGGCCGCAAATGAGCACCAAATGCGTTTCTTTCGCCAGCTCTTCCGCCTTTTTTTGCGTGTAGCGCTCGCCTTGCGGGCAAAGCAAAATGATGCGGGCGCCAGGCGATCCAGCCGTCACGTGTTCCACCGCGTCAAAAATCGGCTGCGGCTTGAGCACCATGCCGGCGCCGCCGCCGTACGGATAATCGTCGACCGTTTTATGCTTATTGTCGGCAAACTCGCGGAAATCAACGAGGCGGATAGTCACCGCTCCCTTTTCTTGCGCCTTCTTTAAAATCGACTCATTCAGCACGCCGGAAAACATGCCGGGAAACAGCGTTAAAATATCGATCCGCATCATTCAAGCAGCCCTTCCATCGGCCGGATGATGATCGTTTTCCGCTCCGTGTCGACGCGCAAAACGACGTCATCAATATACGGAATGAGCGCGTCGGTGCCATCTTGGCGCCGAACGACCCAAACGTCGTTCGCCCCCGGCGTTAAAATTTCCCGCACCGTGCCGATCGTCTCCCCATTTTCTGTCACGACCGTGCAGCCGATAATCTCATGGAAATAATACTCGCCTTCATCGAGTTGGCCAAGCTGGCTCTCCGGCACTTTCAGCATCGCCCCTTTAAACGGCTCGACGTCGTTAATGCTGTCATACCCTTCAAACGACAGCAAATCAAACGATTTATGGACGCGGTGGCTTTTTACGGTCACCTCGACCGGTTCGGCGTCGCGTTCACGGAAAATGTACAGCTTGTTTCCTTTTTTGTACCGCTCTTCGGGAAAATCGGTCCGCGAAATGACGCGCACCTCGCCGCGAATGCCGTGCGTGTTGACGATCTTGCCGACGTTAAACCATCGTTCCATCACCTTCATCCCTTCTTAACGAATCTCTTTGACGACGCCATCTTCAACGATGATGGCGCGCGCCTTTGTCACCTCTTCCCAGCGGTCGCCGACGTTCACCTCAATGAGCGCCTCGACTTCCCGCTCCTTCAGTTCGCTGCCTAACGGTAGCATATGTAATTGCTCAAGTTGAAACTCAAGCAGCTTTATTTTCTGTATGCGGTCATCAATTTCTTTCGCAAAATATTGTTTCACTAAAGCGGGCGAATATTTTCCGCTTTTCTCCATTTTCTTTTGTTCGAAACGAAGCTGGTCGCACTCGCGCTCGAGCTGCTGCTTGCGCGCCGCAAACGCCGCGGCGAGCGTCTGTTTGCTTCGCTCGGTGACAACTTGCCGCACCTCGACCGTTTGAATGAGCTTCATCCTCATCCCCCTTTACGGCGATATCAAAAAAGGGAGAGGAACATCCTCACCCTTTTTCTTTCACTTGCACGATGATCCGCTTTGGCGACCCGGCCGCGGCAGCATAGACGACCGTACGAATGGCATGGATCGTTCGTCCTTGCTTGCCGATCACTTTGCCGACATCCTCATCATGCACCGACAGCTCATAGACGACCGCCGTCTCTTCTTCACGGCTGTCGACCGCCACCGCTTCCGGATGATCAACAAGCGCCTTAACGATCGTTTCAATGAGCGGTTTCATGCCTGTCTCGCTTATTTGCCGTATTTTAAGTTATGGAACTTCTCTAAAATGCCTTGTTTCGACAGCAAGCTGCGCACCGTATCCGACGGTTTGGCGCCGTTTTGCAGCCATTTGAGCGCCAGCTCTTCATTGATTTTAATTTCCGCCGGCTCGGCGACCGGGTTGTACGTGCCGATCGTTTCAATGAAACGGCCGTCGCGCGGCGAGCGCGAGTCTGCCACAACGATGCGGTAGAACGGGTTTTTCTTTGCACCCATGCGTTTTAAACGAATTTTTACTGCCATAGTTTGTACGCACCTCCGTATATAGTTCACACAAGATAGTATATTAACAATTCTTTTTCCGTTTGTAAAGGTTTTTCGCTTAACAGAACATCATTTACATAAATGGGAAGCGAAATCCTTTTTTCTTCCCTTTGGGCATATTCGTCATCATTTTCATCATTTTTTTCATGTCGTCAAACTGCTTCAAAAGCCGATTTACTTCCTGCACGGTCGTGCCGCTTCCTTTGGCGATCCGCTTTTTCCGGCTGCCGTTAATGATTTCCGGATGCATTTTTTCTTCTTTCGTCATCGAGCGGATGATCGCTTCAACGCGGGCGATTTGCTTTTCGTCGACTTGGATGCTATCGAGCCCTTTGATTTTATTGGCCCCCGGCAGCATTTTTAAAATTTCGTCGAGCGGGCCGAGCTTGCGCACTTGGCCGAGCTGGTCCAAAAAATCGTCGAGCGTGAACGTTGCCGTGCGCATTTTTTGCTCAAGCTCCTTCGCCTTCTCCTCGTCAACGGCGGCCTGCGCTTTTTCAATGAGCGTCAGGACATCACCCATTCCTAAAATGCGGGACGCCATCCGCTCTGGATGGAACGGCTCTAAAGCGTCGAGCTTTTCGCCCAACCCGGCAAACTTGATCGGCGCCCCGGTGACGGCGCGGATCGACAGCGCCGCTCCGCCGCGCGTATCGCCGTCGAGCTTCGTTAAAATGACGCCGGTAATGCCGAGCTGCTCATGAAAGCTTTGTGCGACATTGACGGCATCTTGCCCGGTCATGGCGTCAACGACAAGGAAAATTTCATCCGGCTTGACCGCTTCTTTCATTTGCTTCAGCTCATCCATAAGCGCCTCGTCGACGTGAAGGCGGCCGGCCGTATCGATGAGCACGTAGTCGTAATGCTCCTCTTTCGCCCGCTCGAGCGCCTGTTTGGCGATCTCCACCGGGTTAGCGTGCTCGCCTAGCGAAAAAACGGGCACGTTCAGCTGCTTGCCGAGCGTCTCGAGCTGCTTGATCGCCGCCGGACGGTAGACGTCAGCGGCTACAAGCAGCGGCTTGCGGTTATGCCGCTTGCGCAGCAAGTTGGCGAGCTTCCCGGTCGTCGTCGTTTTCCCGGCCCCTTGCAGCCCGACCATCATGACGACCGTCGGCGGCTTCTTCGCGACGGCGATTTTGCTTTGCTCGCCGCCCATGAGCGCTGTCAGCTCTTCTTTGACGACCTTAATGACTTGCTGGCCGGGCGTTAAGCTTTTCATCACTTCCTGCCCGACGGCCCGCTCGCTCACCCGTTTAATAAAGTCTTTCACGACTTTAAAGTTGACGTCGGCCTCTAGCAAGGCAAGGCGCACTTCGCGCATCATCTCTTTTACGTCGGCCTCGGTCACTTTCCCTTTGCCGCGGATTCGATTCATGACATGTTGCAAGCGTTCGGACAACCCTTCAAACGCCATAGCGGTCCCCCCTTAATCGAGCTCATCAAGCTCGTTGACTAGCGCCGCCAATTCAGCATCAGCGCTATAATGTTGGCGAACGTAGTCTTTTAGTCGCCCAATGAGCCGCTGTCGCCGTTCATATTTTTGCAGCAGTCCGAGCTTTTCCTCATATTGCTCCAGCATCGCTTCCGTGCGCCGGATGTTATCGTACACCGCCTGGCGGCTCACCTCATATTGTTCAGCAATTTCCCCGAGGGAGTAGTCGTCCAAGTAGTACAGCGCCATGTAATTGCGCTGTTTCGGCGTCAGCAGCGCGTGATAAAAATCATACAAATAGTTCATGCGCATCGTTTTTTCGAGCACCGAACGCTCCCTCCCTCGTTGTTAAGTGAAAATCCTTTACAAGAGTGAGTGTACTTTGTTTCTCGCCAATTGTCAAGATAACGGCCATTCGTTTTGTTTCACTTCCTTGTCGCAACAAAAGCAGGGCTGGCGGCGATGGCCGCCAGCCCCGACGAGAAGCGGATGCCGTTTCAGTGCGGGCCGCCCCGCTGCCGAAAAACGAGATGATCCGGCAATCAGCATCTTGCTTTGAACTGGCTGCTTGCACGATGGCTTGCGGACAAGGCGGCGTTATTGTTCATCAAACAACCCGGCAAACAGCCCGTAAACGTATTTTTCCGGATCAAACGGCTGCAAGTCGTCCATTTTTTCGCCGAGGCCGACAAATTTCACCGGGATGGCAAGCTCGTTGCGAATGGCAAGCACGATGCCGCCTTTCGCCGTGCCGTCGAGCTTCGTCAACACAATGCCAGTGACATCGGTCGCTTCCTTAAACAGCTTCGCCTGGCTCATGGCGTTTTGTCCGGTCGTCGCATCGAGCACAAGCAGCACTTCATGCGGCGCGCCCGGAATTTCGCGGCTGATGACGCGCTTCACTTTTTCAAGTTCTTTCATTAAATTCACTTTGTTTTGCAGCCGCCCAGCTGTATCGCATAACAATACATCGACGCCGCGCGCCCTTGCCGCTTGAATCGCGTCGTACATGACCGCCGCCGGGTCAGAGCCGGCCGCTTGCTTAATGACGTCGACACCGACGCGCTCGCCCCACACCTCGAGCTGCTCGATCGCCCCGGCGCGGAACGTGTCACCGGCGGCCAACAGCACCGATTTTCCTTCCGATTTCAGCTTATGGGCAAGTTTTCCGATCGTCGTCGTTTTGCCGACGCCGTTGACGCCGACGAACAAAATGACGGTCAACCCGCCTTCTTGCATATTTAAGGCGGCCAGTTCCTCATCGCCGGCGCCGGCGCGATAAATGTCGATGAGCTTCTCGGCGATGACGTCGCGCATTTGCGCTGAGTCTTGAATGTTGCGGCGCTTCACTTCCATTTTCAGCTCGTCGACCAACTCCATGACGGTCGCGACGCCGACATCGGCGGCGATTAAAATTTCCTCGAGCTCTTCAAAAAACTCTTCATCCACTTTCCGGTAGCGGGCGATCAGATCATTCACCTTTCCGGCAAGCGAATCGCGCGTTTTTGACAGCCCTTCTTTAAACTTTTCGGTGACGGCATCGGCTTGTTTCGTCCATTTTTCTTTCAACTTTTGAAAAAAGCCCATGAAGGGTCCTCCTTTCCACTATGACTGCACAAGCTGCTTCGAATCTTCAAGGCGAACGGAAACGAGCTTCGAGACGCCCGATTCCTGCATCGTGACGCCATAAAGCACATCGGCCTCTTCCATCGTCCCTTTTCGATGGGTGATGACGATAAACTGCGTTTGCCTGCTAAACTGTTTTAAATATTGCGCGTACCGCTGCACGTTCGCCTCGTCGAGCGCTGCCTCGACTTCGTCAAGAACGCAAAACGGCACCGGGCGCACTTTTAAAATGGAAAACAAAAGGGCGATCGCCGTCAGCGCCCGCTCGCCGCCAGAGAGCAAGCTTAAATGCTGCAGCTTTTTCCCCGGCGGCTGAGCGACAATGTCGACTCCGGTTTCTAGCAGGTCGCTCGGATCGGTCAGCCGCAAATCGGCGCGGCCGCCGCCAAACAGCTCGCGGAACACCTCGCCAAACTGAGCGCGGATTTGTTCGAACGTCGAGAAAAACCGTTTTTTCATTTCCTCATCCATTTCGTCAATCACTTGGTGAAGCGTCGCTTTCGCTTCTTCGAGGTCGGTTTTTTGCTCGCTTAAAAAGCGGTGCCGCTCGGAAACGCGCTCATATTCGTCGATCGCCCCTAAATTGACAGTGCCAAGCTCATCAATGGCGCGCTTGATGAGCTTCACCCGCTTGCGCGCCTCCTCGACCTCGATATGAAGCGGGTACGCGGAACGGGCCGCATCAAACGACAGCCCGTACTCTTCACGGAGGCGGGCAAGCAAGTTGTCGAGTTCCACATCCAGCCGGTTCAGCTTCACTTCCTCGTCTTTCACCGCCTCGGCGAGCTGTTTATGCTGCCGCTTCGCTTCTTTCCATTCCCGCTCCAAATGCTCGAGCCGCCCTTGGCAGTCAAGCCGCTGCTCGCGGCGGCTGGCGATCAGTTCAATCGTTTTTTGCTTGTCTTCCAGTTTTTGCTGACGCTGCGCTTCGAGTTCGTCTTCGTTCCACGCCGGTGCGTTCATTTCCGCGACCAAAGCGGCCCGCTCCTGTTCGGCTGCCCGAAGCTCGCCGTCGGTTTCCGCCAGCTCGGCTTCCAACTCCTCGGCTTTCCGGCGCGCGTGCTTCACCCGCTCCCTCGTTTCCGCCAAGGCGATTTTTTCCTCGGTGATCGCTGCCTGAAGCGCCTCTTTTGTCGTTTGTTCCGTCTGTTTTTGCGCCTGCAGCCGGCCGATGTCCCTGTCGATCGCCTGCAGCTTCTCGGCCAGCTGCTGAAGCTGCCCGTCAATGGCGTGCAGACGGTTGTTCAGCTCCGCGATTTCACGCTCATCGTTTGCTTTTTCTTCGTCATATAAGGCGAGCCGCTCATCGATTCGCTTTTTTTGCCATTCGATTTCGCGCTGTTCATCTTTTTGTGCCTGCATTGCCTGCTGCAACCCCGAGAGCTCTTGCTCGAGCGCGGCCGCCTCTGCTTCCCGTTCCGCCCGTTCGCGCTGTTTCGCCGCGATGTCGCGCTCAAGCTGCGCGATTTTTTCATCCATTTCCTGTAGTTTCACCGCAAGCGTTTCGAGCTCGCGGTTTCGGCTTAATAGGGAGGCCGCCTTTTTCGTCGCCCCGCCGCCCGTCATGGCCCCGCCCGGGCTGACGACATCGCCGTCGAGCGTCACGAGCCGGTAGCGATAATGAAGAAGCTTTGCCAGCTCGTTCGCCCCTTTTAAGTCAACCGTCACGATGACGTGGCCGAGCAAATGGGCGATCGCCGCCGCATACGCGCGCTCACACTCGACGAGCTCGCTCGCAACGCCGACAAACGCCGGGTGGCCGCTAACCGCCGCCCGCTCTCGTTCGGAAAGGAAGCGCGCCTGGATGACGTCAAGCGGCAAAAACGTCGCCCGTCCGTAGCCGTTCGCCTTCAAATAATGAATGGCTTGCCGCGCCGCCGATTCGCTGTCGACGACAATATGCTGCATCGCCCCACCGAGCGCCGTTTCGATCGCGGTTTCGTAGCGGTCCGGAACGCGGATGAGCTCAACGACCGCACCGTGAATGCCAGGCAGCCGGCCGCGCGCTTTTAATACTTCTTTCACCCCTTGAAAAAAGCCGGCGTAATCGTGCTGCATCTCTTCAAGCCATTGCTGGCGCGCCTTTGCCTGTTGCCGATATTGGCGCGCCTGATGGAGCAGCGTTTCTTTCTGTTCAAGCTCCGTGTTTTGCGCCTTAAGCGCGGCAGCGAGGACGGCTTGTTTGTCGCGCGCTTCGGCCATGGCCCGTTCGAGGCGGGATTGCTCGGCGGATAAAGCCATCCGCTTTCGCTCGAGCTGTTCGCGTTCGGCGAGATGATGGCCGTTCGCTTCCGCCAGCGACGCCTGCTTGGCGCGCAGCCTGCTGATCGCTTGCTCTACATGCATACGCTCGTTTTTCAACGCCGCCTGTTCGTGGACAAGGTCAATGTAGTCACTCTTTCGCTGTTCAATTTCTTCGTCAATATTCATCTCATACGCCGAAAGCGACGCCTGCTTCTCTTTCAACGCTTTCTCAAGCGCCGCGGCGGCTGCCTCGAGCTCGGCGAGCGCTGCCTGCTCCGAATGGAGCTGTTCCGTGAGGCGGCGCCGTTTCGCCGCTAGGGCAGCGGTCGCTTCATCGAGCTGCGCGATTCGTTTGGCGGCATGGTTTTTCCGCTCTTTCAGCACTTCTTTCCGCCCTTCCAGCTTTTCAAGCTCCTCGCTCGCTAAGAGGAGCACTTGCTGCAAGCCGTCGACGGATTCGTCAATGGCGGTGATTTGGTCGCGCAACTGCTCAATGTCCGCTTCCATTTTTTGCAACACTGCCGCCAGCGCCCCTTCATCTTGCTGGTGCTGATCAAACGCTGCCTTCAGCCCGTTCCATTGCTCATACAGCTGCTCGATGTCATGCACCATGAGCGCCACTTCAAACCGCTCGAGCTCCTCCCGTTTCTCCAAATATTCTTTGGCGGCCGACGCCTGCATCCGGAGCGGCTCAAGCTGCTGCTCAAGCTCGTGCAAAATGTCGTTCACGCGGTGCAAGTTATCTTGCGTTTCCGCCAGTTTCGTCTCCGCCTTTTTTTTGCGCAGCTTATATTTCAAGACACCGGCCGCTTCTTCAAAAATCGTGCGCCGCTCTTCCGGCTTGCTGCTTAAAATTTCTTCGACCCGGCCTTGACCGATGATCGAAAACGCCTCCTTGCCGAGCCCGGAGTCGAGAAACAGGTCGACAATATCTTTAAGACGGCACGGCTGACGGTTGATGA
Proteins encoded in this region:
- a CDS encoding EscU/YscU/HrcU family type III secretion system export apparatus switch protein encodes the protein MNEERKKAVALSYDAAVDEAPVVKAKGSGEIAEAIIAAAEQYGVPVRKDPSLVELLSEVEINEAIPEGLYALVAELFAFLYQLDRAVKEETLGEG
- a CDS encoding ribonuclease HII; translated protein: MKQYTVKEIEALLPELGGESDPRWEMLRRDERKSVQALLARFIRQKEREKAARQRWEELMRHERELYAAGIERIAGIDEAGRGPLAGPIVAAAVILPKDAYLPGLDDSKRLTPAKREALFAQIEACAVAIGVSIVSAAEIDEWNIYEATRQAMAKAVAALSPPPEHLLVDAMAVPCALPQQRLVKGDANSASIAAASIIAKVTRDRWMHELDRRYPQYGFARHMGYGTPEHLAAIRRYGVTEEHRRSFAPVREALDVRHSGQGAF
- the ylqF gene encoding ribosome biogenesis GTPase YlqF, which produces MPMTVIQWFPGHMAKAKREVQEKLKLIDVAFELLDARVPMSSRNPMIDEILGQKPRLILLNKADMADEAVTEQWIRYFHDQGRLALPIDAQSGTGVRQIAAAAKEMVKDKFDKMRAKGIKNPRPVRALIVGIPNVGKSTLINRLAGRHIAKTGDKPGVTKAQQWIKVGKEMELLDTPGILWPKFEDEDVGYRLAVTGAIKDEILNLQDVAVYALRFLSDHYPERLMERYGLDSIPDDMVALFDAIGRRRGCLTAGGGIDYDKVADIVLYDIRTEKLGRLSFETPALWT
- the lepB gene encoding signal peptidase I, which codes for MEQKKSEWREWMKAIVVAVLLAGGIRYFIFAPIIVDGYSMMPTLHNHERMIVNKLAYKIGMPHRFDIIVFQAEEGRDYIKRVIGLPGDRIEYKNDTLYINGKPYEEPYLDEYKKQLSDGGPLTESFTLEELTGRSTVPPGHLFVMGDNRRFSKDSRHIGFIPMSKVVGKANLVYWPLADARIVK
- the rplS gene encoding 50S ribosomal protein L19, which produces MHHLIQEITKEQLRTDLPDFRPGDTVRVHVKVVEGNRERIQVFEGVVIKRRGAGISETFTVRKVSYGVGVERTFPVHTPKIAKLEIVRRGKVRRAKLYYLRELRGKAARIKENTNAAQ
- the trmD gene encoding tRNA (guanosine(37)-N1)-methyltransferase TrmD, with translation MRIDILTLFPGMFSGVLNESILKKAQEKGAVTIRLVDFREFADNKHKTVDDYPYGGGAGMVLKPQPIFDAVEHVTAGSPGARIILLCPQGERYTQKKAEELAKETHLVLICGHYEGYDERIRQHLATDEISIGDYILTGGELGAMVIVDSVVRLLPGVLGNEASPVDDSFSSGLLEYPQYTRPADFRGMKVPEVLLSGNHQLIAEWREKESLRRTFLRRPDLLADYPLTDRQKQWLKEWERERE
- the rimM gene encoding ribosome maturation factor RimM (Essential for efficient processing of 16S rRNA) — protein: MERWFNVGKIVNTHGIRGEVRVISRTDFPEERYKKGNKLYIFRERDAEPVEVTVKSHRVHKSFDLLSFEGYDSINDVEPFKGAMLKVPESQLGQLDEGEYYFHEIIGCTVVTENGETIGTVREILTPGANDVWVVRRQDGTDALIPYIDDVVLRVDTERKTIIIRPMEGLLE
- a CDS encoding YlqD family protein, translating into MKLIQTVEVRQVVTERSKQTLAAAFAARKQQLERECDQLRFEQKKMEKSGKYSPALVKQYFAKEIDDRIQKIKLLEFQLEQLHMLPLGSELKEREVEALIEVNVGDRWEEVTKARAIIVEDGVVKEIR
- a CDS encoding KH domain-containing protein, which translates into the protein MKPLIETIVKALVDHPEAVAVDSREEETAVVYELSVHDEDVGKVIGKQGRTIHAIRTVVYAAAAGSPKRIIVQVKEKG